One region of Demequina sp. TMPB413 genomic DNA includes:
- the heR gene encoding heliorhodopsin HeR has product MDTALAKLRPFNLIAGLLHLASFVGILVLANDASLPVRATYLNGPPGSDAFGEPVTLFSINIAYAVAGFLLLSAFFHFLIISPWVFPRYTAGLRENRNTFRWVEYSMSSSIMIVLILQLNGIANVTALAGLFTVNAAMILFGWLQERYTTPGDGDLLPFIFGSMVGSVPWILIALNLIAPGNTSDVTVPGFVWGIIVSLFVFFNCFAVVQWLQYRAKGKWSNYLRGERTYIVLSLVAKTALAWQVFSGALAS; this is encoded by the coding sequence ATGGACACCGCACTTGCGAAGCTTCGACCGTTCAACCTGATCGCCGGCCTCTTGCACCTCGCCTCGTTTGTGGGGATCCTCGTGCTCGCGAACGACGCTTCGCTACCGGTGCGTGCGACCTACCTCAACGGTCCGCCTGGCTCTGACGCCTTCGGCGAGCCCGTCACGCTGTTCTCCATCAACATTGCGTACGCGGTGGCTGGCTTCCTCTTGCTGTCAGCGTTCTTCCACTTCTTGATCATTTCGCCTTGGGTATTTCCTCGCTACACCGCGGGGCTGCGTGAGAACCGCAATACGTTCAGGTGGGTCGAGTACTCGATGTCGTCGTCCATCATGATCGTGCTGATCCTGCAACTCAACGGCATCGCGAATGTCACTGCGCTCGCCGGACTCTTCACCGTCAACGCCGCCATGATCCTGTTTGGCTGGCTCCAGGAGCGCTACACCACGCCAGGCGACGGCGATCTTCTGCCCTTCATTTTCGGCTCGATGGTCGGGAGCGTGCCGTGGATTCTCATCGCTCTCAACCTCATCGCGCCCGGCAACACGAGCGACGTGACGGTGCCCGGCTTCGTGTGGGGCATCATCGTCTCGCTGTTCGTGTTCTTCAACTGCTTCGCCGTGGTGCAGTGGTTGCAGTACCGCGCCAAGGGCAAGTGGTCCAACTACCTGCGCGGCGAGCGGACCTACATCGTCCTCAGTTTGGTCGCCAAGACCGCGCTCGCGTGGCAGGTGTTCTCGGGAGCACTCGCCTCGTAG
- a CDS encoding DsbA family oxidoreductase yields MISVDVWSDVACPWCYLGKHRLEKAIEASGAEVTVTWHSFQLDPTIPHGEHTPHAEALGKKFNAPPEQIAQMNQRLVDLGAAEGLEYRFDLYIQANTRDAHRVIHFAQERGLGNQMKDRLMKAQFTEGAIVDDADVLVGLAAEVGLDADEVRAMLATEQYDDAVQADIAEAAALGATGVPFFVFDRAFAVSGAQPVATFEEALRRSSEKRASVG; encoded by the coding sequence GTGATTTCCGTCGACGTCTGGTCGGACGTGGCCTGCCCGTGGTGCTACCTGGGTAAGCACCGGCTAGAGAAGGCGATTGAAGCGTCGGGCGCCGAGGTGACGGTCACGTGGCACAGCTTCCAGCTCGATCCCACGATTCCGCACGGCGAACACACTCCGCACGCCGAGGCGCTTGGCAAGAAGTTCAACGCTCCGCCGGAACAGATCGCACAGATGAATCAGCGGCTTGTCGACCTCGGCGCCGCGGAAGGACTCGAGTACCGCTTCGATCTGTACATCCAGGCGAATACGCGAGACGCCCACCGCGTCATTCACTTTGCGCAGGAGCGCGGGCTCGGCAACCAGATGAAGGACCGCCTCATGAAGGCGCAGTTCACCGAGGGGGCCATCGTGGACGACGCCGACGTCCTGGTTGGGCTCGCTGCCGAGGTGGGCCTCGACGCCGACGAGGTACGCGCCATGCTCGCGACCGAGCAGTACGACGACGCTGTCCAGGCTGACATAGCCGAGGCCGCGGCTCTCGGTGCGACAGGGGTGCCCTTCTTCGTGTTTGACCGTGCCTTCGCCGTCTCAGGTGCGCAGCCTGTCGCGACTTTTGAAGAGGCGCTACGCCGGTCGAGCGAGAAGCGCGCAAGCGTCGGCTAG
- a CDS encoding ABC transporter permease produces the protein MADNKAPHATTADAQSQTVIHDIGFRHYDGPRLGRGWIVRSLLVETFRGVFGFGRPAKAKIMPWILVGIMLAPPLIFALIAVLLGLDELPMSYTAYLPQMSFVVSLFVASRAPYCVSRDLRHGVMPLYLSRPMRRNDYVLAKFAGLALAMFAVLAASEVLLFIGALLAKLPVGAQITGFLQGLVVAILLSLVLAAIGLVLAAFTPRRGLGVAAIITVLVVISGFAAVVALLLIDNGSETLGAYLGALDPFALVDSIAVSWFGVESAFGREVDLGVTGGLAFTAAATLIVAGGIGLLLRRYKKVGVA, from the coding sequence ATGGCTGACAACAAGGCGCCACACGCCACCACCGCCGACGCCCAGTCGCAGACAGTCATTCACGACATCGGCTTCCGTCACTACGACGGACCTCGCCTTGGCCGCGGGTGGATCGTCAGGTCCCTCCTAGTCGAGACATTCAGGGGAGTGTTCGGCTTCGGGCGTCCCGCGAAGGCCAAGATCATGCCGTGGATCCTCGTGGGCATCATGCTGGCGCCACCGCTGATCTTCGCGCTCATCGCGGTGCTGCTGGGCCTCGACGAGTTGCCGATGTCCTACACCGCATACCTGCCGCAGATGTCCTTTGTGGTGTCACTGTTCGTTGCGAGCAGAGCCCCGTACTGCGTCTCGCGCGACTTGCGCCACGGCGTCATGCCGCTGTATCTGTCGCGGCCGATGCGGCGCAACGACTACGTCCTGGCGAAGTTTGCTGGCCTTGCGCTGGCCATGTTCGCGGTGCTCGCGGCATCCGAGGTGTTGCTCTTCATCGGCGCCCTGCTGGCCAAACTGCCGGTCGGTGCCCAGATCACTGGGTTCTTGCAGGGCCTGGTCGTGGCGATTCTCCTCTCGCTCGTGCTCGCCGCTATCGGCCTGGTGCTCGCCGCGTTTACTCCGCGCAGGGGACTGGGCGTGGCGGCCATCATCACGGTGCTCGTGGTCATCAGCGGCTTCGCCGCGGTGGTCGCCCTGCTGCTGATCGACAACGGCAGCGAGACGCTCGGCGCCTACCTGGGAGCGCTCGATCCCTTTGCCCTGGTGGACTCCATCGCCGTCTCCTGGTTCGGAGTGGAGTCGGCGTTTGGGCGAGAAGTTGACTTGGGAGTCACGGGTGGCTTGGCCTTTACTGCGGCCGCCACCCTGATCGTTGCCGGGGGCATCGGCTTGCTGCTGCGCCGCTACAAGAAGGTCGGTGTCGCATGA
- a CDS encoding ABC transporter ATP-binding protein, with protein sequence MSTLQLSGVSRWYGDVVAVNDVTMTVGPGVTGLLGPNGAGKSTLISMMGGFLPPSSGTVTLDGEPVWRNTEAYRSIGLVPETEAMYDMVTGWEFVLANARLHGLADPVGAARAAVEQVDMVDAKDRDISGYSKGMKQRIKMATALVHDPKVLLLDEPFNGMDPRQRLHLMELLQSLAADGRTVLFSSHILEEVEQIAGTIEVVVAGRHAASGDFRRIRKLMTQRPHQYTIRSSNDRALAAAIIADGSADSVDVSSGSLAVQASDFGRFVQALPKLARDGDVRLLEVTPADESLESVFAYLVAR encoded by the coding sequence ATGAGCACGCTCCAGTTGAGCGGGGTGTCGCGGTGGTATGGCGACGTGGTCGCGGTCAACGACGTCACGATGACGGTCGGACCAGGGGTCACGGGCCTGCTGGGGCCAAACGGCGCTGGCAAGTCCACCCTGATCTCGATGATGGGAGGCTTCCTGCCGCCCTCGTCTGGCACGGTGACTCTCGACGGCGAGCCGGTGTGGCGCAACACGGAGGCGTACCGCTCGATCGGTCTTGTTCCGGAGACCGAGGCCATGTACGACATGGTGACCGGCTGGGAGTTTGTGCTCGCCAACGCGCGCCTGCACGGCCTGGCCGACCCTGTCGGCGCCGCACGCGCCGCCGTGGAGCAAGTCGACATGGTTGACGCGAAGGATCGCGACATCTCCGGCTACTCCAAGGGCATGAAGCAGCGCATCAAGATGGCGACCGCGCTGGTTCACGACCCCAAGGTGTTGTTGCTTGACGAGCCCTTCAACGGCATGGATCCTCGCCAGCGCCTGCACTTGATGGAGTTGCTGCAGTCACTCGCGGCCGACGGCCGCACGGTGCTGTTCAGCAGTCACATTCTTGAAGAGGTCGAGCAGATCGCCGGGACCATCGAAGTGGTGGTGGCCGGCAGGCACGCGGCGTCAGGAGACTTCCGGCGCATCCGCAAGCTCATGACACAGCGTCCCCACCAATACACGATCCGATCGAGCAACGATCGGGCCCTTGCCGCCGCGATCATCGCCGACGGTTCTGCCGACAGTGTCGATGTCTCGTCTGGCTCGCTCGCGGTGCAGGCATCCGACTTTGGCCGTTTTGTTCAGGCGCTCCCCAAGCTGGCTCGCGATGGGGACGTGCGCTTGCTCGAAGTGACGCCTGCCGACGAGTCGCTCGAGAGCGTCTTCGCGTACCTGGTAGCGCGATGA
- a CDS encoding mobile mystery protein A — protein sequence MQTRRLARRQLDLRSRHIRTAPVDVFARPQSGWIRAVRDALGMSTRDMAARLGVTSMAVSKLEASERAGTIGLDTLTRAADALGCDVVYALVPRVPLEQQVHRQAEVVARAELGPVATTMALEDQSVDAQATQSLVEDRIAQLIDSRSLWRV from the coding sequence ATGCAAACACGACGCCTTGCCCGCCGGCAACTTGACCTGCGTAGCCGCCACATTCGCACGGCGCCCGTAGACGTGTTCGCGCGTCCGCAGTCCGGCTGGATCCGTGCCGTGCGCGACGCTCTTGGCATGTCGACTCGCGACATGGCTGCGCGACTCGGGGTAACCAGTATGGCCGTCAGCAAACTCGAGGCCAGCGAACGCGCTGGCACCATCGGGCTCGACACCTTGACCCGCGCCGCCGACGCTCTGGGCTGCGACGTCGTGTATGCCCTGGTGCCGAGGGTCCCGCTGGAACAGCAGGTTCACCGCCAGGCCGAGGTCGTCGCTCGCGCAGAACTGGGCCCCGTCGCCACCACCATGGCCCTCGAGGACCAATCCGTCGACGCGCAGGCCACGCAGAGCCTGGTCGAGGATCGGATCGCCCAACTCATCGACTCCCGCTCCTTGTGGCGTGTCTAG
- a CDS encoding ABC transporter ATP-binding protein: MARADARPTSGVGAVLTVRGLTVTFPALRRGGEAVTVLDTVDLEVGDGEFVAILGPSGCGKSTLLRALGGLLDQRAQVSGEIEVPRDGAGRRATAWMPQRDGLLPWRRALSNAMVGAIAAGVPRDRASVRARRLFEEFGLGGFERAWPHELSGGMRQRLALLRTCLAERPVLLLDEPFGGLDPVTRRRMNAWLASVNLAERTAAADASAAGVTGSGVVLVTHDIDEAMMLADRIVVLSDRPGRVLLEARAHRAKGGNRYDRAALLSALDC; this comes from the coding sequence ATGGCGAGGGCTGACGCCCGACCCACCTCCGGCGTCGGCGCCGTCTTGACGGTACGAGGCCTGACTGTCACGTTCCCTGCGCTACGGCGGGGTGGCGAGGCCGTGACGGTCCTCGACACCGTGGATCTGGAGGTCGGGGATGGTGAGTTTGTGGCCATCCTCGGCCCGTCAGGTTGCGGTAAGTCAACGCTGCTGCGAGCGCTCGGAGGGCTGCTTGACCAGCGCGCGCAGGTGTCGGGCGAGATCGAGGTGCCGCGCGACGGTGCCGGGCGACGGGCGACGGCCTGGATGCCTCAGCGCGACGGACTGCTGCCGTGGCGTCGGGCGCTGTCCAATGCCATGGTGGGGGCGATCGCTGCTGGCGTGCCGCGCGACCGGGCTTCGGTGCGGGCGCGGCGGTTGTTCGAGGAGTTCGGTCTGGGCGGCTTCGAGCGCGCTTGGCCGCACGAGCTGTCGGGTGGCATGAGACAGCGGCTTGCGCTCCTGCGCACGTGTCTGGCGGAGCGCCCGGTGTTGTTGCTCGACGAGCCGTTTGGCGGACTCGACCCCGTGACCAGGCGGCGCATGAATGCTTGGCTGGCGTCGGTGAACCTCGCTGAGCGCACCGCAGCGGCCGATGCCAGCGCGGCCGGGGTGACGGGCTCCGGCGTCGTGTTGGTGACCCATGACATCGACGAGGCCATGATGCTGGCCGACCGGATCGTCGTCCTGTCTGACCGGCCCGGGCGGGTGCTGCTGGAAGCACGAGCGCATAGAGCGAAAGGCGGCAATCGCTACGACCGCGCGGCCCTGCTCAGTGCGCTCGACTGCTAG
- a CDS encoding ABC transporter permease: MNVTVMQLTARGLLGRRRALLLIILPLLLLGLAGLTRWASEASPEASSVLANNFSMGTLLPLMCLLVATGVIGAEIDDGSIVYMLAKPLKRRVILFSKLAVGFAAVFVFAVLPTMAGVAIAGDEGGQLSVAYGLSATLAAIAYTAIFVTLGVITRNAVVFGLLYALLWETVLGGYVPGIRAVSVRQWALSVGERLLGSRQADEWSFAAEVGMTTGLIMLTLTTAGAIYLGVRKLRTLTLNSVE; encoded by the coding sequence ATGAACGTCACCGTCATGCAACTCACTGCCCGCGGCCTCCTTGGCCGGCGCAGGGCGCTGCTGCTGATCATTCTGCCGCTGCTGTTGCTGGGCCTCGCGGGGCTCACGCGCTGGGCGTCTGAGGCCTCGCCGGAGGCCTCCAGCGTCTTGGCCAACAACTTCTCGATGGGCACGCTGCTTCCGCTGATGTGTCTGCTTGTCGCCACGGGAGTGATCGGCGCCGAAATCGACGATGGATCGATCGTGTACATGCTGGCCAAGCCGCTCAAGCGCAGGGTGATCCTGTTCTCGAAGTTGGCCGTGGGCTTCGCTGCGGTGTTCGTGTTCGCCGTGCTTCCCACCATGGCCGGTGTGGCAATTGCGGGGGACGAGGGCGGTCAACTCTCGGTCGCCTATGGGCTTTCCGCGACGCTCGCCGCGATCGCCTACACCGCCATCTTTGTGACTCTTGGCGTCATCACGCGCAATGCGGTGGTCTTCGGACTGCTGTATGCCCTGCTGTGGGAGACCGTACTGGGCGGATACGTACCCGGCATTAGGGCAGTGAGCGTGCGACAGTGGGCGCTGTCCGTGGGGGAGCGGCTGTTGGGCTCGCGCCAGGCCGACGAGTGGAGTTTCGCCGCTGAGGTGGGCATGACCACGGGTCTCATCATGCTGACCCTCACCACTGCTGGCGCCATCTACTTGGGCGTGCGCAAGCTCAGGACCCTCACCCTCAACTCGGTCGAATAG
- a CDS encoding ABC transporter permease, with the protein MTGPARPRGHRWRAALIGAATVAVLIGAWEASVHLGELPEFVLPSPSQVVATAVEQSSVLGQHVATTATEAVLGLAFGTALGWMLAIVTSAVPSVGHATRPVVLLSQTIPTVVLAPLMILWAGFGLTSKVVLVALTVFFPVLVAATAAIREVDAEHADVVAGLGGGRRHQLWLVRLPASVPGALAGLRIAATYAVGAAVVSEYLAGESGIGVFIQRSRKAYAVDQIFVGIVLIALLTAVLVVVIALLRRLAMPWHTHQTST; encoded by the coding sequence ATGACCGGTCCCGCCAGACCGCGCGGCCACCGCTGGCGCGCGGCGCTCATCGGCGCCGCCACCGTGGCGGTGCTCATCGGAGCATGGGAGGCCTCGGTACACCTTGGCGAGCTGCCGGAGTTCGTGTTGCCCAGTCCCTCTCAGGTGGTTGCCACCGCGGTCGAGCAGTCATCGGTCCTGGGTCAGCACGTCGCCACCACGGCCACCGAGGCCGTGCTGGGCCTGGCCTTTGGCACGGCGCTGGGGTGGATGCTGGCCATCGTCACGTCGGCCGTCCCCAGCGTCGGCCACGCCACCCGCCCGGTGGTGCTGCTCAGCCAGACCATCCCCACCGTGGTGCTCGCGCCGCTCATGATCCTGTGGGCGGGCTTCGGGCTCACCTCCAAGGTGGTGCTGGTCGCGCTGACGGTGTTCTTCCCCGTGCTGGTGGCCGCGACGGCGGCCATCCGCGAGGTGGACGCCGAGCACGCCGACGTCGTGGCCGGCTTGGGCGGCGGGCGGAGGCATCAGCTATGGCTGGTGCGGTTGCCCGCCTCGGTGCCGGGCGCGCTCGCGGGCCTTCGCATCGCCGCCACCTACGCCGTGGGCGCAGCGGTGGTGTCCGAATACCTCGCAGGGGAATCCGGCATCGGCGTCTTCATCCAGCGCTCCCGCAAGGCCTACGCGGTGGACCAGATCTTTGTCGGCATCGTGCTCATCGCACTGCTCACCGCAGTGTTGGTGGTCGTGATCGCCCTGCTGCGGCGCCTCGCGATGCCGTGGCACACCCACCAGACCTCAACCTAG
- a CDS encoding RNA polymerase sigma factor translates to MSAWRVMLDQLVRERGRALFGYAFALTGDRYDADDLLQDALVRAFRSGRTASSLDAAHSYVKRAIATAFIDRSRRLAARPLVSGTSGDFQEWVRGFPISPDHAGDVESALDLQSALLVLAPRERACIVLRFMDDLTVDAVAEALGLAPGTVKRYLSDARAKLREVLPELDLDDPETASVHMRDGSGR, encoded by the coding sequence ATGAGCGCGTGGCGGGTCATGCTCGACCAGCTGGTGCGTGAACGCGGGCGCGCGCTATTCGGCTATGCATTTGCGCTCACGGGCGACCGGTACGACGCGGATGACCTGCTTCAGGACGCGTTAGTGCGAGCCTTTCGCAGCGGCCGAACTGCCTCTTCGCTGGACGCGGCACACTCGTACGTGAAGCGGGCCATCGCGACAGCGTTCATCGACCGGTCGCGCCGACTTGCCGCCAGACCGCTGGTCTCCGGCACCAGCGGTGACTTTCAGGAATGGGTGAGGGGATTTCCCATCTCTCCCGACCACGCCGGGGACGTTGAATCCGCGTTGGACCTGCAGTCGGCGCTCCTTGTTCTCGCCCCGCGGGAGCGGGCCTGCATCGTGTTGCGCTTCATGGACGACCTCACCGTCGATGCGGTCGCGGAAGCCCTCGGCCTCGCACCGGGGACGGTAAAGCGGTACCTATCCGACGCCAGGGCCAAGTTGCGCGAAGTGTTGCCGGAGCTCGACCTGGACGATCCGGAGACCGCGTCTGTGCACATGCGTGACGGGAGTGGACGATGA
- a CDS encoding thiamine-binding protein, with protein sequence MIAEIQVLPRPTGTATDRYAHVDAAIAVISGSGLSYEVGAMGTTIEGAPDAVWALLRQVHDATLAAGAEGCLSVIKVSGGADDAGPSVQDLVGKHRR encoded by the coding sequence GTGATCGCCGAGATCCAAGTCCTGCCCCGCCCCACCGGCACCGCCACCGACCGCTACGCCCATGTGGACGCCGCCATCGCCGTCATCTCCGGGTCGGGCCTTTCCTACGAGGTGGGCGCCATGGGCACCACCATCGAGGGCGCGCCCGACGCCGTGTGGGCCCTGCTGCGTCAGGTGCACGACGCGACCCTCGCCGCGGGCGCGGAAGGTTGCCTTTCCGTCATCAAGGTCTCCGGCGGGGCGGACGACGCCGGCCCCAGCGTGCAGGACCTGGTGGGCAAACACCGCCGATGA
- the deoD gene encoding purine-nucleoside phosphorylase, with the protein MPTPHISAAEGDFAPDILLPGDPRRATRIAEAFLDDARLVTEVRGIVGYTGTHNGRPVSVMATGMGMPSATIYATELIRHYGVKRLVRVGTAGGIHPDLALGDVIAASAAHTDSDMTAHRLPGVHYSHAPSFGLLRAAADHADDAGVALRVGPVLTSDAFYHPDATLVPRLAAYGTLAVEMEAAGLYAVAAAEGVEAVMIATISDHVVRGDSLPSEERETTFAAMVSLALGALAR; encoded by the coding sequence ATGCCTACACCTCATATCTCTGCCGCCGAGGGCGATTTCGCGCCCGACATCCTGCTTCCCGGCGACCCTCGCCGCGCCACCCGCATCGCGGAAGCCTTCCTCGACGACGCCCGGCTCGTCACCGAGGTGCGCGGCATCGTCGGCTACACCGGCACCCACAATGGACGGCCCGTGTCCGTGATGGCGACCGGCATGGGGATGCCCTCCGCGACCATCTACGCGACGGAGTTGATTCGCCACTACGGCGTGAAGCGCCTCGTGCGCGTCGGCACCGCCGGCGGAATCCACCCTGACCTGGCGCTTGGCGACGTGATCGCCGCCTCGGCCGCCCACACCGACTCGGACATGACCGCGCATCGCCTACCCGGCGTGCACTACTCGCACGCACCGTCGTTCGGGCTGTTGCGCGCCGCAGCCGACCATGCGGACGACGCTGGGGTCGCCTTGCGCGTGGGGCCCGTCTTGACGTCTGACGCCTTCTATCACCCCGACGCCACGCTGGTGCCGCGCCTTGCGGCCTACGGGACGCTTGCGGTCGAGATGGAGGCTGCCGGGCTATATGCGGTCGCCGCGGCAGAGGGTGTGGAGGCGGTCATGATTGCCACGATCTCCGACCATGTGGTGCGGGGCGACTCGCTGCCTTCCGAGGAGCGAGAGACCACCTTCGCGGCCATGGTGTCGCTTGCGCTGGGCGCACTCGCGCGCTGA
- a CDS encoding class I SAM-dependent methyltransferase, whose product MKDTPEVARTIRSVDDLLSLLDGLFDRDADRWSAESGSAWWDAFYVGRSKPIPFFVDKPDENLVALLDHREVAPGRALDLGSGPGRNALFLAERGFSVEAIDLSPEAVAWGRERAQARGLDVRFTCGDAFTLPADTLAGPYDLIYDSGCLHHLAPHRRIGYLALLERALAPGGLFGLVCFARGQMGSELPDAQLYRAGRFEAGMSFSDVDLRWIFADLEEVELRAMVAQDELSPMFGQPFLATGLFRRPSSSSRAH is encoded by the coding sequence ATGAAGGACACTCCCGAAGTCGCACGGACTATCCGCTCAGTCGACGACCTCCTCTCCCTCCTAGACGGCTTGTTCGACCGGGACGCGGATCGCTGGTCTGCCGAGTCAGGGTCGGCCTGGTGGGACGCCTTCTACGTGGGCCGAAGCAAGCCCATCCCGTTCTTTGTTGACAAGCCGGACGAAAACCTCGTCGCCCTGCTCGATCACCGCGAAGTGGCGCCCGGGCGGGCGCTTGACCTGGGTTCAGGGCCTGGTCGAAACGCCCTGTTCTTGGCCGAGCGAGGTTTCAGCGTCGAGGCGATCGACCTCTCACCAGAGGCGGTGGCGTGGGGTCGCGAACGAGCACAGGCGCGCGGCCTTGATGTCCGCTTCACGTGCGGCGACGCGTTCACGCTCCCTGCAGACACCCTGGCCGGCCCGTACGACCTCATCTACGACTCAGGCTGCCTGCACCACCTCGCTCCCCATCGACGCATCGGCTACCTAGCGCTGCTCGAGCGCGCCCTCGCGCCCGGTGGGCTTTTCGGCCTCGTGTGCTTTGCGCGCGGCCAGATGGGAAGCGAGCTTCCCGATGCGCAGTTGTATCGCGCTGGACGGTTTGAGGCGGGTATGTCCTTCAGCGACGTGGATTTGAGGTGGATTTTCGCTGACCTCGAGGAGGTCGAGTTGCGCGCCATGGTGGCCCAAGACGAATTGTCGCCGATGTTTGGACAACCCTTCCTGGCGACGGGGCTCTTCCGGCGACCGTCCTCTAGCAGTCGAGCGCACTGA
- a CDS encoding ABC transporter substrate-binding protein, with protein MTHPIRLATLTTVVAVSLAACSSAQATDNASDAPDDLTPVTVVLDWTPNTNHTGLYLALANGWYEDAGLDVTVIEPGETSGLQLLAAGQADFAYSVAEGLLPARAAGADVVSLATVIEHNTSSLISLTSDGITRPRDLEGKRYGSYGSALEEAIISSLVACDGGDPALVEHTPLVSDDFRIGLTQDQFDVAWVMDAWDTIRLSDVDAMDVSTIAFRDWFDCIPDWYTPLIATSADQIAEHPETVRAFVEVTARGYGAAMEDPQAAADALMAAAPELDEALVTASAQWLADQYADAPETWGVQERATWEQFSQWLTDGGMLDGDPGVGEAWTNEFLPAQK; from the coding sequence ATGACTCACCCCATCCGTCTCGCCACCCTCACAACTGTGGTTGCCGTCTCTCTCGCGGCATGCTCAAGCGCCCAGGCCACCGACAACGCGTCCGACGCGCCTGACGACCTCACCCCCGTCACCGTCGTGCTCGACTGGACGCCCAACACCAACCACACCGGCCTCTACCTGGCGCTCGCCAACGGTTGGTACGAGGACGCGGGCTTGGACGTCACCGTGATCGAACCGGGAGAGACCTCGGGCCTTCAGCTGCTCGCCGCAGGCCAGGCCGACTTCGCATACTCCGTGGCAGAGGGACTGCTACCCGCCCGCGCGGCCGGCGCCGACGTCGTCTCCCTCGCGACCGTGATCGAACACAACACCTCGTCGCTCATCTCGCTCACGTCCGACGGGATCACGCGGCCGCGCGACCTGGAGGGAAAGCGCTACGGCTCGTACGGCTCCGCGCTTGAGGAGGCCATCATCTCCAGCCTGGTCGCGTGCGACGGTGGCGATCCCGCGCTGGTGGAACACACGCCGCTGGTGAGCGACGACTTCCGCATCGGGCTCACCCAAGACCAGTTCGACGTCGCCTGGGTGATGGACGCGTGGGACACCATTCGGCTGAGCGACGTGGACGCCATGGACGTCTCGACCATCGCCTTCCGCGACTGGTTCGACTGCATCCCGGACTGGTACACGCCGCTGATCGCGACGTCGGCCGACCAGATCGCCGAGCACCCCGAGACCGTGCGCGCGTTCGTCGAGGTCACGGCCCGCGGCTACGGCGCCGCAATGGAGGACCCCCAGGCAGCGGCCGATGCCTTGATGGCGGCCGCGCCAGAGCTAGACGAGGCACTGGTCACCGCGAGCGCGCAGTGGCTCGCGGACCAGTACGCCGACGCTCCGGAGACCTGGGGAGTGCAGGAACGGGCGACGTGGGAGCAGTTCTCGCAGTGGCTCACCGACGGCGGCATGCTCGACGGCGACCCTGGCGTGGGAGAAGCGTGGACCAACGAGTTCCTTCCCGCCCAGAAATGA
- a CDS encoding PASTA domain-containing protein — MTRRRLRPSEDRVALALAVTFGSIAVVALALVTWFFGIYEIAPDVVGDPVDQAAESLRDSGISIDIEDAHGTVTAQHPIAGERWFRHQDFILTYTNESGTHTVGGAEPTG; from the coding sequence ATGACGCGCAGAAGGCTACGGCCATCAGAAGACAGGGTCGCGCTCGCCCTCGCGGTAACGTTCGGCAGCATCGCCGTGGTCGCGCTAGCGCTCGTGACTTGGTTCTTCGGCATCTACGAGATCGCGCCTGATGTTGTCGGGGACCCTGTCGATCAGGCGGCTGAGTCTCTCCGCGATTCCGGAATCAGCATCGACATCGAGGATGCGCACGGCACCGTCACCGCCCAGCACCCCATTGCTGGCGAGCGGTGGTTTCGCCACCAGGACTTCATCCTGACCTACACGAACGAGTCAGGCACTCACACCGTCGGCGGAGCCGAACCAACGGGCTAG
- a CDS encoding mobile mystery protein B has translation MSEPLPDGATPVSDEEAVGLIPTFIATRADLNLVEQAGIASARIWATRSPAARTADRLLTEQFVRQLHRRMYRSVWRWAGTYRASERNIGMDPARISVSVRDLVESARFWVAPEATWITPEMACVRVHHQLVAIHPFPNGNGRHARLLTDLLARSLGVPEFTWGGASLDAAGPDRAAYLAALRRADRDPDDLADLLRFARS, from the coding sequence GTGAGCGAGCCCCTGCCCGACGGCGCGACACCGGTCAGCGACGAGGAGGCCGTGGGCCTCATCCCCACCTTCATCGCCACCCGCGCAGATCTCAACCTGGTGGAACAAGCTGGCATCGCCTCGGCCCGCATCTGGGCAACGCGCTCCCCTGCAGCCCGTACGGCTGATCGTCTCCTGACGGAACAGTTTGTGCGCCAACTGCATCGGCGGATGTACCGCAGCGTGTGGCGTTGGGCAGGGACCTATCGCGCGTCGGAGCGCAACATCGGCATGGATCCCGCCCGCATATCGGTTTCTGTACGTGATCTGGTCGAAAGCGCCCGCTTCTGGGTCGCGCCGGAGGCTACATGGATCACCCCGGAGATGGCGTGCGTTCGCGTGCATCACCAGTTGGTGGCGATCCACCCGTTTCCCAACGGCAATGGCCGCCATGCCCGCCTGTTGACCGACCTGTTGGCTCGGAGTCTCGGGGTCCCGGAGTTCACCTGGGGAGGCGCGAGTCTCGATGCTGCCGGGCCAGATCGCGCCGCCTATCTCGCCGCGCTGCGGCGCGCTGATCGAGACCCCGACGACCTGGCCGACCTCTTGAGGTTCGCACGGTCATAG